The following proteins are encoded in a genomic region of Nocardioides renjunii:
- a CDS encoding alpha-1,2-fucosyltransferase codes for MNPAGTVKALARRTAEPALDVARRRLGRRIVNWTPEFMGFGNQLYLWAWAHAHRDEQPSPRVLVIDKMRYWVPHFPAVRPWLVEPTDVGVLDQRAHLWADPVAHAGDRRGYTDASRAAFIADWLLSAPALSSVRDSELATGDVLTVNVRRGDYYSNPHHRPEFAIDLAAYLRLAVEGALESDGAVRRIHVVSDDVAWCRRRLPWLRDMAPDVTFPAAEDGPIDNFRDVCSSRRLVISNSTFSIWGAAVAATALGSTSVWAPAFFQQRYGPGRCYEYDQQWSFVDDLPGGWQPDWVLAGEDHPAADVG; via the coding sequence ATGAACCCCGCCGGGACCGTCAAGGCGCTCGCGCGCCGTACGGCCGAGCCGGCGCTGGACGTCGCGAGACGCCGCCTCGGCAGACGGATCGTCAACTGGACGCCTGAGTTCATGGGGTTCGGCAACCAGCTCTACCTCTGGGCGTGGGCGCACGCGCACCGCGACGAGCAGCCCTCGCCGCGCGTGCTCGTGATCGACAAGATGCGCTACTGGGTCCCGCACTTCCCGGCGGTCCGCCCGTGGCTGGTGGAGCCGACTGACGTCGGTGTGCTCGACCAGCGAGCGCACCTCTGGGCGGACCCTGTGGCGCACGCGGGGGACCGCCGCGGCTACACCGACGCGAGCCGTGCCGCGTTCATCGCGGACTGGCTGCTGTCGGCGCCCGCCCTGTCGTCCGTACGCGACTCCGAGCTCGCGACGGGCGACGTGCTCACCGTGAACGTCCGCCGCGGCGACTACTACAGCAACCCGCACCACCGTCCCGAGTTCGCCATCGACCTCGCCGCCTACCTGCGACTCGCCGTCGAGGGAGCACTGGAGTCCGACGGCGCTGTGCGCCGGATCCACGTCGTCTCCGATGACGTCGCGTGGTGTCGCCGACGGCTGCCGTGGCTGCGCGACATGGCGCCCGACGTCACCTTCCCGGCAGCGGAGGACGGCCCGATCGACAACTTCCGCGACGTCTGCTCGTCCCGACGCCTCGTCATCTCCAACTCGACGTTCTCGATCTGGGGAGCGGCCGTGGCCGCCACTGCGCTGGGGAGCACGAGCGTGTGGGCGCCGGCGTTCTTCCAGCAGCGCTACGGGCCGGGGCGGTGCTACGAGTACGACCAGCAGTGGAGCTTCGTCGACGACCTCCCCGGCGGCTGGCAGCCGGACTGGGTCCTCGCCGGCGAGGACCATCCCGCGGCGGACGTGGGCTGA
- a CDS encoding acylneuraminate cytidylyltransferase family protein has translation MTLCVVPARGGSKGVPRKNLLDVGGKPLIVWTIEQALAVPGLDVLVSTDDEEIADVARAAGARVPWLRPDELARDTTPTEPVVRHAIDQVTAERGRPDAVMLLQATSPVRHEGTLARALAEFADTGVDSMVGVVEQPPFIWRAGDPPTAAYDVAARPRRQDLTDDMRRYRETGSLYLTRTEVYEQHDNRLGGRIGLFVMAEDEGVDIDTELDVALVTRLLAPR, from the coding sequence GTGACGTTGTGCGTGGTCCCGGCCCGCGGTGGCTCCAAGGGCGTGCCGCGCAAGAACCTGCTCGACGTGGGCGGCAAGCCGCTGATCGTGTGGACGATCGAGCAGGCGCTCGCCGTCCCCGGCCTCGACGTCCTGGTCTCCACCGACGACGAGGAGATCGCCGACGTCGCCCGCGCGGCCGGGGCGCGCGTGCCGTGGCTGCGCCCCGACGAGCTCGCCCGGGACACCACGCCCACGGAGCCGGTGGTCCGCCACGCCATCGACCAGGTGACGGCCGAGCGCGGCCGGCCCGACGCGGTGATGCTGCTGCAGGCCACCTCACCGGTGCGGCACGAGGGCACGCTCGCCCGGGCGCTGGCCGAGTTCGCCGACACCGGTGTCGACTCGATGGTCGGCGTCGTCGAGCAGCCGCCGTTCATCTGGCGGGCCGGCGACCCCCCCACCGCGGCGTACGACGTCGCGGCGCGACCGCGACGCCAGGACCTCACCGACGACATGCGCCGCTACCGCGAGACCGGGTCGCTCTACCTCACCCGCACCGAGGTCTACGAGCAGCACGACAACCGCCTCGGCGGACGCATCGGCCTGTTCGTGATGGCCGAGGACGAGGGCGTCGACATCGACACCGAGCTCGACGTGGCGCTCGTGACCCGCCTGCTCGCCCCTCGTTGA
- a CDS encoding glycosyltransferase family protein: protein MRVLLVSPGFHGYHSSIAAALAARGHEVATHVYDDHGGVVGRTWHQVRHQLPRRIGAGSLRRLAREETGRAAAAVARARPQAVVVVKGDTLGRQFWDAVGGLPRITWLYDEVRRTRWTADRLAGVGPLATYSALDDVDLEAAGLDSRHLPLAFDHRLVASPTPVRRQQVSFVGARYPTREDVLTLLHDHGVPVRAYGRDWSSHPVDRLRTWRVGTPAVPAGRDLTRAEAYDVMASSSATLNLHGDQDGFTMRTFEAAGVGAVELVDRTDVATLYEPGAEVLAFTTAEELVELCDRVVGDPSWSDPLRAAARARTLAEHTFDHRVAVLEASWDTV, encoded by the coding sequence GTGCGGGTGCTGCTGGTCAGCCCGGGCTTTCACGGCTACCACTCCTCCATCGCCGCGGCGCTGGCCGCGCGCGGCCACGAGGTCGCGACCCACGTCTACGACGACCACGGCGGCGTGGTCGGCCGCACGTGGCACCAGGTGCGGCACCAGCTCCCGCGCCGGATCGGCGCCGGCTCGTTGCGCCGGCTCGCGCGCGAGGAGACCGGCCGGGCAGCCGCAGCCGTGGCGCGCGCCCGGCCGCAGGCGGTCGTCGTGGTCAAGGGCGACACCCTCGGCCGGCAGTTCTGGGACGCCGTCGGCGGGCTGCCCCGGATCACGTGGCTCTACGACGAGGTGCGGCGCACCCGCTGGACCGCCGACCGGCTGGCCGGCGTCGGTCCCCTGGCGACGTACTCCGCGCTCGACGACGTCGACCTCGAGGCCGCCGGACTGGACTCGCGGCACCTGCCGCTGGCCTTCGACCACCGGCTCGTGGCCTCGCCGACGCCCGTGCGTCGGCAGCAGGTCAGCTTCGTCGGCGCCCGCTACCCCACGCGGGAGGACGTCCTCACGCTGCTGCACGACCACGGTGTCCCGGTCCGCGCCTACGGACGGGACTGGTCCTCGCACCCGGTCGACCGGTTGCGCACGTGGCGGGTCGGCACTCCGGCCGTCCCGGCCGGGCGCGACCTGACCCGCGCCGAGGCCTACGACGTGATGGCCTCGTCGAGCGCCACGCTCAACCTCCACGGCGACCAGGACGGGTTCACGATGCGCACCTTCGAGGCGGCAGGGGTGGGTGCGGTGGAGCTGGTCGACCGCACCGACGTCGCGACGCTCTACGAGCCCGGCGCCGAGGTCCTCGCCTTCACCACCGCCGAGGAGCTGGTCGAGCTCTGCGACCGGGTGGTCGGCGACCCGTCCTGGAGCGACCCCCTGCGCGCCGCCGCACGCGCCCGCACGCTCGCCGAGCACACCTTCGACCACCGCGTCGCGGTCCTGGAGGCCTCGTGGGACACGGTCTGA
- a CDS encoding ABC transporter ATP-binding protein: MAGLLGFPPGTGELIDQPTRRRLVLSVVLSVVLALLDMLGVVAMLPMMQYVTGQPLDSGALGRVSDLLGDPSPRTLVLSIALIIFGTFVVKDIAALVVRRWQLRFMATQNVKISTALLEGYLTAPYSWHLRQNTGDKLWTIQGAVSMGYSGGLTSALSVLTELMTIVFVFGSLLLISPVIALAAAGYFGVAAFIVQRVIRPRIQAAGERTRAASQAVSKSSLQSLSAVKEIRLRRAHQAFVDEFREKSAEGADADVRASILTSIPSYFLEIVFVLGIGVLAAVATTGGSAEEGLVLLGLFVAAGTRVLPSSVRLISALAGVRYAHAPLEHLVRVSRAMRTHTTEETARVVTREVPSGDVSMTDLRYAYPDRPDVEVLAGVDLDIPHGTSLAVIGMSGAGKSTLVDLLLGLHLPTAGDITAGGVSVFDNLPAWQRQLAVVPQEVTLLDTSISENIAFDEELDAGRLQEAIKRAQLDDLIADLPDGLDTTAGERGMRLSGGQRQRIGIARALYRNPSLLVLDEATSALDNETERRITETIEGLHGSVTVVVVAHRLSTVRHCDRLVFMESGRVATSGTFEQVRATNATFARLVQLGSLDVPGVDAPAEPVSGSPRT; the protein is encoded by the coding sequence TTGGCCGGCCTTCTCGGGTTCCCGCCCGGGACGGGCGAGCTGATCGACCAGCCGACCCGACGCCGGCTCGTGCTCTCGGTCGTGCTCTCGGTCGTGCTCGCCCTCCTCGACATGCTCGGGGTGGTCGCGATGCTGCCGATGATGCAGTACGTCACCGGCCAGCCCCTCGACTCCGGAGCCCTCGGCCGCGTCAGCGACCTGCTCGGGGACCCGTCGCCACGGACCCTCGTCCTCTCGATCGCCCTCATCATCTTCGGGACGTTCGTGGTCAAGGACATCGCCGCCCTGGTCGTCCGCCGGTGGCAGCTGCGGTTCATGGCCACGCAGAACGTCAAGATCTCGACCGCCTTGCTCGAGGGCTACCTCACGGCTCCGTACTCGTGGCACCTGCGCCAGAACACCGGCGACAAGCTGTGGACCATCCAAGGCGCTGTGTCGATGGGCTACTCGGGCGGGCTGACCTCTGCCCTTTCGGTCCTCACCGAGCTCATGACCATCGTCTTCGTCTTCGGCTCCCTGCTCCTGATCTCGCCCGTCATCGCGCTGGCGGCAGCGGGGTACTTCGGCGTGGCCGCCTTCATCGTGCAGCGCGTCATCCGGCCCCGGATCCAGGCGGCGGGTGAACGCACCCGGGCGGCATCGCAGGCCGTGTCGAAGTCGAGCCTGCAGTCGCTGAGCGCCGTCAAGGAGATCCGCCTGCGTCGCGCCCACCAAGCCTTCGTCGACGAGTTCCGGGAGAAGAGCGCGGAGGGCGCCGACGCAGACGTACGGGCGTCGATCCTCACCTCGATCCCGTCCTACTTCCTCGAGATCGTCTTCGTCCTCGGCATCGGCGTCCTCGCCGCAGTCGCCACGACGGGCGGGTCCGCGGAGGAAGGCCTTGTCCTGCTGGGTCTCTTCGTCGCCGCGGGGACGCGGGTGCTGCCGAGCTCCGTCCGTCTCATCAGCGCGCTCGCCGGTGTGCGCTACGCGCACGCCCCGCTCGAGCACCTGGTCCGCGTCAGCCGCGCCATGCGCACCCACACCACGGAGGAGACGGCACGGGTCGTCACGCGAGAGGTCCCGTCGGGCGACGTCTCCATGACCGACCTCAGGTACGCCTACCCGGACCGCCCCGACGTCGAGGTCCTCGCCGGCGTCGACCTCGACATCCCGCACGGCACCTCGCTGGCGGTGATCGGGATGAGCGGAGCGGGGAAGAGCACCCTCGTCGACCTGTTGCTCGGACTGCACCTCCCCACAGCAGGCGACATCACGGCCGGGGGCGTCTCGGTGTTCGACAACCTGCCCGCGTGGCAGCGGCAGCTCGCCGTGGTGCCGCAGGAGGTCACCCTGCTCGACACGAGCATCAGCGAGAACATCGCCTTCGACGAGGAGCTGGACGCAGGCCGTCTGCAGGAGGCGATCAAGCGAGCCCAGCTCGACGACCTGATCGCCGACCTGCCCGATGGCCTCGACACCACCGCCGGCGAGCGGGGCATGCGGCTCTCAGGAGGGCAGCGGCAGCGGATCGGCATCGCGCGGGCGCTCTACCGCAACCCGTCCTTGCTCGTGCTCGACGAGGCGACGTCGGCGCTCGACAACGAGACGGAGCGCCGCATCACCGAGACGATCGAGGGGCTGCACGGGTCGGTCACGGTCGTGGTCGTCGCGCACCGCCTGTCGACCGTCCGCCACTGTGACCGCCTCGTGTTCATGGAGAGCGGACGCGTGGCCACCTCGGGGACCTTCGAGCAGGTGCGCGCCACGAACGCGACGTTCGCACGGCTCGTGCAGCTGGGGTCCCTCGACGTCCCCGGCGTGGATGCTCCCGCCGAACCGGTCAGCGGTAGTCCTCGAACCTGA
- a CDS encoding glycosyltransferase family 32 protein, which produces MRRAKQLKFDASTVAFKHVERVRPYAYRPARYSGTFLSRDVTPEAPSQFPARAFVVWTGDNDMSPNRQANVDRIRTRIGLPVELVTPATLPRWIVSGHPLPEAYEHLSLIHRSDYLRGYLMHHHGGAYVDVKEPLGSWRPSWERMSADPEAWVTSYRASHANWIGKLRGRLGLDILVHYRLMFGKGGFMMRSHTPLTAAWLAQMDAVLTSKQEALARHPGGVFGDDADYPVSWTDLLGRILDPLTLKHLEHVRHDDRMLLRFEDYR; this is translated from the coding sequence GTGCGACGCGCCAAGCAGCTCAAGTTCGACGCGTCCACCGTCGCCTTCAAGCACGTGGAGCGGGTAAGGCCGTACGCGTACCGACCGGCCCGCTACTCCGGGACGTTCTTGTCGCGAGACGTCACGCCGGAGGCACCGAGCCAGTTTCCCGCGCGTGCCTTCGTCGTGTGGACGGGGGACAACGACATGTCGCCCAACAGGCAGGCCAACGTCGATCGGATACGGACCCGCATCGGCCTGCCAGTCGAGCTGGTCACGCCTGCGACGCTGCCGCGGTGGATCGTCAGCGGGCACCCGCTCCCGGAGGCCTACGAGCACCTGTCGCTCATCCATCGCTCCGACTACCTCCGCGGCTACCTCATGCACCACCACGGCGGCGCGTACGTCGACGTCAAGGAGCCCCTGGGGTCGTGGAGGCCGAGCTGGGAACGGATGAGCGCCGACCCCGAGGCATGGGTGACGAGCTACCGAGCCAGCCACGCCAACTGGATCGGGAAGCTGCGCGGCCGCCTGGGCCTCGACATCCTCGTTCACTACCGGCTGATGTTCGGCAAGGGCGGCTTCATGATGCGATCGCACACGCCGCTGACCGCGGCCTGGCTGGCGCAGATGGATGCCGTGCTCACGAGCAAGCAGGAGGCGCTCGCCCGCCACCCGGGTGGTGTCTTCGGCGACGACGCCGACTACCCGGTCTCGTGGACCGACCTGCTGGGCCGGATCCTCGACCCGTTGACGCTGAAGCACCTCGAGCACGTCCGTCACGACGACCGGATGCTGCTCAGGTTCGAGGACTACCGCTGA
- a CDS encoding class I SAM-dependent methyltransferase, translating into MRVTDEDLDAIPGWFDAIDRELFRWFLGPGRAISGPGNLAELGVYMGQSAVLLGGFLENGEELTVVDLFESEAGDTANVRENAESYPGLSREAFEANYTRVHPDLPRVLQDFSERIVDHVAPGSCRFVHVDASHLFEHVRLDVVAAEQLLGTAGVVTFDDYRAGHTPGVAAAVWEAVANQGLRPIVLSPNKLYATWGDPTPYLSGIARETPWWTSETQSVAGGDLLVLSPVHHESYRWIKYLPPAAVPLAKRARAGLATLTKR; encoded by the coding sequence GTGCGAGTGACCGACGAGGACCTGGACGCCATCCCGGGGTGGTTCGATGCCATCGACCGCGAGCTGTTCCGATGGTTCCTCGGGCCGGGCAGGGCCATCTCCGGGCCGGGCAACCTGGCCGAGCTCGGCGTCTACATGGGTCAGTCGGCCGTGCTCCTCGGAGGCTTCCTCGAGAACGGTGAGGAGCTCACGGTCGTCGACCTGTTCGAGTCGGAAGCCGGCGACACGGCCAACGTGCGGGAGAACGCCGAGTCCTACCCGGGCTTGAGCCGAGAGGCGTTCGAGGCGAACTACACGCGCGTGCACCCGGACCTTCCCCGCGTCCTGCAGGACTTCAGCGAACGGATCGTCGACCACGTCGCCCCGGGGAGCTGCCGGTTCGTCCACGTCGACGCGTCGCACCTGTTCGAGCACGTGCGCCTTGACGTCGTGGCTGCCGAGCAGCTCTTGGGGACCGCCGGAGTCGTGACGTTCGACGACTACCGAGCCGGCCACACCCCCGGCGTCGCCGCGGCCGTATGGGAAGCGGTTGCCAACCAGGGGCTCCGCCCGATCGTCCTGAGCCCCAACAAGCTCTACGCGACGTGGGGAGATCCCACGCCCTACCTGAGCGGGATCGCTCGGGAGACCCCGTGGTGGACGTCCGAGACGCAGTCCGTCGCTGGCGGGGACCTCCTGGTGCTGTCACCGGTGCACCACGAGTCGTACCGCTGGATCAAGTACCTCCCGCCGGCGGCCGTCCCGCTCGCGAAGCGGGCCCGGGCCGGGCTGGCCACGCTGACCAAGCGGTAG
- a CDS encoding glycosyltransferase family 2 protein — translation MSTALVRVAQQAKHRSMLLLKDARATRDAASRLWSPAGRDVRRRVARGVVLPTAPPRRKVPGSVWAVAMVKNEADVILGTLDHLRRQGVDGVLVVDNGSTDGTRELLRAQEDGAFLFVGDDREPAYFQAPKMQLLARWAARRGADWIVPFDADEWWFGADATLADTLRTSRAPIASAVIHNVFPSPDAPPASARESTRWRVDTAPARLEKVAYRTRALAALHHGNHGVSRSGRVVQSLRILHMPWRSEEQFRRKIANGAAALQLVGPRGGGAGGDHWRDLGASSSDRLGAIWRDMLEGHGHPELEWSPAGELRPVALDAWSREWDPDAILEPGWD, via the coding sequence GTGTCCACGGCGCTGGTGCGAGTCGCGCAGCAGGCCAAGCACCGGTCGATGCTGCTGCTGAAGGACGCCCGCGCCACCCGCGACGCGGCCAGCCGACTCTGGAGCCCGGCCGGTCGCGACGTGCGTCGGAGGGTGGCCCGCGGCGTGGTGCTGCCGACCGCCCCACCACGCCGCAAGGTGCCCGGTTCGGTGTGGGCCGTCGCCATGGTCAAGAACGAGGCCGACGTCATCCTCGGAACGCTCGACCACCTCCGCCGGCAAGGGGTGGACGGCGTCCTGGTCGTCGACAACGGGTCGACCGACGGCACGCGCGAGCTGCTCCGTGCTCAGGAGGACGGCGCGTTCCTCTTCGTGGGCGACGACCGCGAGCCGGCCTACTTCCAGGCCCCGAAGATGCAGCTGCTCGCTCGCTGGGCCGCCCGGCGTGGGGCGGACTGGATCGTGCCGTTCGACGCCGACGAGTGGTGGTTCGGCGCCGACGCAACGCTCGCAGACACCCTCAGGACCTCGCGCGCCCCGATCGCGTCCGCTGTGATCCACAACGTCTTCCCGTCCCCCGACGCGCCTCCTGCGTCCGCGCGCGAGTCGACCCGCTGGCGCGTGGACACAGCGCCCGCACGCCTCGAGAAGGTGGCCTACCGGACGCGCGCTCTCGCCGCGCTGCACCACGGCAACCACGGCGTCTCCCGGTCCGGCCGTGTCGTCCAGTCGCTCCGCATCCTGCACATGCCGTGGCGGAGCGAGGAGCAGTTCCGGCGCAAGATCGCCAACGGGGCCGCAGCCCTGCAGCTGGTGGGACCGCGCGGCGGCGGAGCCGGGGGCGACCACTGGCGAGACCTGGGCGCGTCGTCGTCGGACCGGCTCGGCGCGATCTGGAGGGACATGCTCGAGGGGCACGGCCACCCCGAGCTGGAGTGGTCCCCGGCCGGCGAGCTGCGCCCGGTCGCGCTGGACGCGTGGAGCCGCGAGTGGGACCCCGACGCGATCCTGGAGCCCGGGTGGGACTGA
- a CDS encoding glycosyltransferase — protein sequence MIRFMAPDLPTPSGGIKVIYRYVEHLRAVGHDARVWHGTPGFAYESWGSTAPVDTGTELDFAAGDVLVMPETGGSKWGFLSERQPVVMLCQGMDFVFASSDFLTDEPGAYPGWPQATAAIAVSDAIQTFLERACHPGFPIHNVPVQIEDWFTPSPKEKRIALMPRRRREDLLGAVQLVRRSGRLADWEIVLIDGMTQQQVAEELGRAAIFLFGAEREGVGLPGAEAMASGCYVVGFTGDGAKEYMRPEHASVIADSDVVDMCDRTLEAMEWFEHDRSLFDERAARGRDWVRSRHSAGLVRERLGVAFEAITAPGSTSLLPDPVTLRHYQAHAPATDVLNRARVMARRTGRRVLDRLEARRR from the coding sequence GTGATCCGCTTCATGGCGCCCGACCTGCCGACTCCCAGCGGCGGCATCAAGGTGATCTACCGCTACGTCGAGCACCTGAGGGCGGTGGGCCACGACGCGCGGGTGTGGCACGGAACCCCCGGGTTCGCCTACGAGTCGTGGGGGTCGACGGCTCCCGTCGACACCGGGACCGAGCTCGACTTCGCAGCCGGTGACGTCCTGGTCATGCCGGAGACCGGCGGGTCGAAGTGGGGCTTCCTGTCCGAGAGGCAGCCCGTCGTCATGCTCTGCCAGGGGATGGACTTCGTGTTCGCCAGCTCGGACTTCCTCACCGACGAGCCCGGCGCCTACCCCGGCTGGCCGCAGGCCACCGCGGCGATCGCGGTGTCGGACGCCATCCAGACGTTCCTCGAACGGGCGTGCCACCCCGGCTTCCCGATCCACAACGTCCCGGTGCAGATCGAGGACTGGTTCACGCCGTCACCGAAGGAGAAGCGCATCGCCCTGATGCCACGACGGCGCCGGGAGGACCTCCTGGGAGCGGTGCAGCTCGTCCGGCGTTCGGGCCGGCTCGCCGACTGGGAGATCGTGCTCATCGACGGCATGACGCAGCAGCAGGTGGCCGAGGAGCTCGGTCGAGCCGCGATCTTCCTGTTCGGGGCCGAGCGCGAGGGCGTCGGCCTGCCGGGCGCAGAGGCCATGGCGTCGGGGTGCTACGTCGTCGGCTTCACCGGCGACGGTGCGAAGGAGTACATGCGTCCCGAGCACGCGTCGGTGATCGCGGACTCCGACGTCGTCGACATGTGTGACCGCACGCTCGAGGCGATGGAGTGGTTCGAGCACGACCGGTCGCTCTTCGACGAACGCGCCGCCCGCGGGCGCGACTGGGTCAGGTCGCGGCACAGCGCAGGGCTGGTGAGGGAACGCCTGGGCGTCGCGTTCGAGGCCATCACCGCGCCCGGCTCCACCTCGCTGCTGCCCGATCCAGTGACGCTCCGGCACTACCAGGCGCACGCGCCCGCCACCGACGTGCTCAACCGTGCGCGGGTGATGGCCCGCCGCACGGGCCGACGGGTGCTGGACCGGCTCGAGGCTCGGCGCCGATGA
- a CDS encoding acyltransferase, translating to MTLARRLTEARPSLRWRSGQALTRLLYSRSFGSIGEGTVVVRPHKLQGVERIHLGAGCSVFEGAWLASEPGGGELRIGDHTYLGHDVHLHALDPVTIGSRCVVADGVLVASSDHDGEDRHAVHSTGPIHIGDDVFLGQRCVVLGGVTIGDGATVGAHAVVTRDVAPGQTVVGIPARPVGGG from the coding sequence GTGACCCTCGCGCGGCGACTGACCGAGGCCCGGCCCAGCCTCCGCTGGCGGTCCGGACAGGCGCTCACGCGACTGCTCTACTCCCGGTCGTTCGGCAGCATCGGAGAGGGAACGGTCGTGGTGCGGCCGCACAAGCTCCAGGGTGTCGAGCGCATCCACCTCGGTGCCGGCTGCTCGGTCTTCGAGGGCGCCTGGCTGGCGAGCGAGCCGGGCGGTGGCGAGCTGCGGATCGGCGACCACACCTACCTGGGTCACGACGTCCACCTCCACGCGCTCGACCCGGTGACGATCGGCTCCCGCTGCGTCGTCGCCGACGGGGTCCTCGTGGCGTCCTCCGACCACGACGGCGAGGACCGGCACGCGGTCCACAGCACCGGCCCGATCCACATCGGCGACGACGTGTTCCTCGGGCAGCGCTGCGTCGTCCTCGGCGGCGTGACGATCGGCGACGGCGCCACCGTCGGTGCCCATGCGGTCGTCACCCGCGACGTCGCGCCCGGCCAGACCGTGGTCGGCATCCCGGCACGCCCGGTCGGTGGTGGCTGA
- a CDS encoding glycosyltransferase family 2 protein, with protein MPATCSVVIPTFNAAHVIGHQLGALADQVDTPAFEVVVADNGSTDDLAGAVDQWTDRLDVRVVDASRGRGVSVARNVGIERAQTDRILICDADDVVAPTWVRAFADALDVHHLASGPAETVSLSGPSAGWVPIDQLSTGLYETWGGRTYGLGGNTAMRREVWERVGGYDESFPAGAEEIDFAWRAWDLGYRFAYVPDALLHYRIRTDLRGVLRQQYNSGRGTATLYAKFRPPEVVPKSALRRAHHELLLLRRFPWRGSGDARRMWLTLMAFEAGKLTEARRLGCPAP; from the coding sequence GTGCCCGCCACCTGCTCCGTGGTCATCCCGACCTTCAACGCCGCCCACGTCATCGGGCACCAGCTGGGGGCACTGGCGGACCAGGTCGACACACCTGCGTTCGAGGTGGTGGTCGCAGACAACGGGTCGACGGACGACCTGGCGGGTGCCGTCGACCAGTGGACCGACCGCCTCGACGTGCGGGTCGTCGACGCCTCCCGCGGCCGGGGCGTGTCCGTGGCACGCAACGTCGGCATCGAGCGCGCGCAGACCGACCGCATCCTCATCTGTGACGCCGACGACGTCGTGGCCCCCACCTGGGTGCGAGCGTTCGCCGACGCCCTGGACGTCCACCACCTCGCCAGCGGCCCCGCCGAGACGGTCTCCCTCTCCGGCCCGTCGGCAGGGTGGGTCCCGATCGACCAGCTGAGCACCGGGCTCTACGAGACCTGGGGCGGCCGGACGTACGGACTGGGCGGCAACACGGCGATGCGCCGCGAGGTGTGGGAGCGCGTCGGCGGCTACGACGAGAGCTTCCCCGCCGGCGCGGAGGAGATCGACTTCGCCTGGCGAGCGTGGGACCTCGGCTACCGGTTCGCGTACGTGCCCGACGCGCTCCTGCACTACCGGATCCGCACCGACCTGCGCGGCGTGCTGCGCCAGCAGTACAACTCGGGTCGGGGGACGGCGACCCTCTACGCCAAGTTCCGCCCACCCGAGGTCGTGCCGAAGTCCGCCCTGCGGCGGGCGCACCACGAGCTGCTGCTGCTCAGGCGGTTCCCGTGGCGCGGGAGCGGCGACGCTCGCCGGATGTGGCTGACCTTGATGGCGTTCGAGGCGGGGAAGCTCACCGAGGCTCGGCGGTTGGGCTGTCCTGCTCCCTGA